The DNA sequence ATATAAACTCAACGGAAATCGTATGAATGCAATGAAAGTGTCATTTCAGGTGCAATTTATGTGGCAGTCACACATCGGAAGAGATCCGAGTTTAGCATCAGTGAGataattattcaaataattaGTCATGCTGAAGATGAATTCAAATGGAAATGTCTAAAGGCATGCATGATGCAGGTTGGTCATGTGACCTTCAAAGGAAGAAAGTCAGCCATATCTTTGCAGTTTCTACTCTCATCAAAGatcaaatcattttaatgcGTGCATACTCTAACCAAAGCCAATAATATGGTCATTATCAAGACACATTCGTACTGTATGTCAAGCACATTATTATAGTTTGGAGAGGTGAGCTCTGCAATGCAGTGCTGAACACTAATCATGGATAGTAGGTGCAATGCAGAGAAAAACCATTTGGTCTGGATTCACCAGTGTTTGAACCTGTTGGAATCTTGtgctttttaaagggatagttcacccaaaaatgaaaattatcccatgatttactcaccctcaagccatcctaggtgtatatgactatcttctttcagacggaCACAatctagggctgcacaatttatcGCACAATacgaaaaaaaacattgaacttaaatgcgattcttagtgcgattatgaattttttttttttttatgcgcggcttgtcaatgaagtatggctacAAATGCTAATaaatctgaaagcactgcgagtttgagtcgcttataatgtagatttgaaaaagcaacacgcgtcaaacatctttccagacatgagaagcacttattaacatcttgtccaacaaaagacaacatttaataacgtttttactccaaactcacttcataacgacagttgagcgtccttctgtgagatgatgtggcttcttacgcagaataaggcagtcgtgtgtttattagtcatgtttaatcaatcaaagcgtttcaatcttctgtttattcagctacagcgatatgacgCGTGTTATGttcttctgcggcagggcatatttagagtttctgcgcaagagcgctCTCTGGCTTTCAGacggagaagcatttactactgatcacagtgccgtacagctctgacaagctgcgcataaaatagtcgcagcctttgccaaatcgagTGTGACAattgcgataaatcgtgcagccctaaatatattgaaaaaaatcctggctctttcatccatccatcataaaaataatccatacagctccagtgggttaataaaggccttctgaagggaaGCGATGTGTTGTTGTAAGaagaatatccatatttaaaactttataaattataGTAACTAGCTTTTGGCAGATGGCCGTACACATCGATTTGCAACGGAAGAGTAACCCATGACCCATGCATCGCATCtggggttactcttgtggcgcaaggCGACTTgcggccgtctgccggaagctagttattttagtttagaatgttttaaatatggatatttttcttacaaaaacacatcgcttcccttcagaaggcctttattaaccccctggagccgtatggattatttttatgatggatggatgcatgcatttttaaaggtttcaaaatctcgccccctattcactaccattataaagctaggaggagccagaatatttttaaatatatctctgattgtgtccgtttgaaagaagattgtcatatacacctatgatggcttgagggcgagtaaatcttgggataatttttattttttggtgaactatccctttaaatcttttACAATGCTGCTTAACTTCAGATTGGTTGAGATGAATGCAAATacagtaggcaaaaaaaaaaattcgatTTGACATTGCAAATAGAAAGTTGACTTTGGTGTAATTCAGTATTTTGAGTAATTGTTTGTATAATACAGGAGTAATACACACAACCAGCATTGACATGATGCATCTATGACTACTTGagttctttttttctgtctttttattgttataattattttGGCTCTTGTGCAACTGCTACATAGTTATTCACATTCAAGATATTGTCACTCAGGATACagctaaaagtaaaaaaaaataaatatatatattgaaaggAAAAAggcaaatgaatgaattttaaaaatactgcCAAAGACAATTTATGGTCCATGTTCTGAATCGGTCACGGAAACACTGATTCGGTAACGTCACTTGTTTAAACCACACGTTCAATGTGCATAATATGACAAGAAGAGCACTCAGAGAGCAAAACATTGCTTAACAATGTCATGGTTACAATTTACCAAGAAAAACACCGGTACATTTAAGTGATCAGTAGTGTTTTTCAAAAATCAGCCTAGCTAAAGAAAAAACATTCCATGTCACAACGGCAACGCCCATAACAGATCGATTTATTGTTAACAATCACAATTTTGGAATAGCAAATCAAAACGAAAActgataaattataaataaacaataagaaGCCAGTTTACTCTTCAATTATAGGAATACATAACATCCAAGATATAAGTTAATAAAGTCAAGCTATTGTATAAATACATCACCAGCATGCACAATATTGAATCATTGATAGTATCGTTGTAATTATCTTACACTGACAAAACAGTATACTTGGCaagtgcaaaaataaattaaacacagAAGTAAACCACaaactttgaagctgcaatatttttcctattttttttttttttttttttctcttttcttttttttccatccaGATCAGTCTCTGTCCTTCAAAAAGTGAATGGTTCCAGTAGTATCAGACtgattattatgattatatgaCAATGACTGAAATCTGTTTTGGTGCATTCAAAGAACACAATTTCATTCACTTGATTTCCAGTTCAATTAATTGAGCGCAAACAAGATGATTCGAACAGATCAACTCGTGACTAATACTGGAACCATTTAATACTATTTCTATCCTTCGAACACCACCTAACCCTCTTTTGAAATGCATTTCTACTACCCAAAACATAAATAAGCAGCATCCCTTTGAAATACATCAGTCCATATGCCAGTGTGAGGCTGCCATTCCCAACCAACAACCACCGCTTCCGGCTGATTGACTGACATTTCAGTGGTTTTGGCAAATGTCAAAGAGAACCAAGAAGAGGGAGGCCCATTCaactatatatatttctgtatatATTCAAACTAGGACTTCAGCCCCCCCTTTACCACccttgatatttttttctttaaactcGTGGAAAAATAAAGAACTGCTGCTGCAGAGGAAACCATGGCAAAAGCTGCTGCCAAAGTCCACCAGCCATTTTTATGTAACTAGATAGAGAGGTTTTCTACTTTTAATTGTTGCCTTCCCCACCCTCCTCGTCTTGCTGGTCACTCGTCCACAGTGTTAAGTTGTCTCGGAGGAGCTGCATGATGAGGGTTGAGTCTTTGTAGGAGTCCTCATTGAGGGTGTCGAGCTCGGCGATGGCGTCGTCGAAGGCCGTCTTGGCCAGATGACAGGCCTGCTCCGGAGCGTTCTGGATCTCGTAGTAGAAGACCGAGTAGTTGAGGGCCAATCCCAGCCGGATGGGGTGAGTGGGCTGCATGTGCTCTTTGCTGATCTCGTGAGCCTCGTTGTAGGCCTTCTCGGAAGATTCCACCACGGTGGAGCGCTTCTCGCCTGTGGCCACCTCAGCTAAGTAACGGTAATAGTCTCCCTTCATCTTCAGGTAGAAGACCTTGCTCTCGTGCTGGGTGTCGCTGCAGTTCTTGATCAGGAAGTTATCCAACAGGTTGAGCACGTCCTGGCACACGGCCTCGAGCTCCTTCTCAATCTTCTCGCGGTAGGCCCTCACCATCTCAATCTTCTTCTCATTGCCATCCGCGGAGGTCTTCTGCTCAATGCTGGAGATGACCCTCCAGGATGAGCGGCGAGCGCCTACCACGTTCTTGTAGGCGACTGACAACAGGTTCCTCTCTTCGTTGGACAAGGCCTCGTTCAGCTCGGTTACCTACGAAGGAGGCAAATAGAACGCCATTTGAGGAAAGAGATGTACAACATCCAACAAGGTAATTACAGATATGCCTTCTTCATAAGTTGAgcaaatttacattaaaaacccTTAAACGCATACCTCGGGTCTTTAGTGACCCGGGACGTCATTCACTACCCtcctcctcattcatttttttaagttagacatcaaccttcttagtatttctcaatcaattcattataaacaagaaaaatttttttaaaagaattgaCTGttccctttagttactgttgctatgtccggcatcatgttctcacgcagtgaaaaatacatcgcggagcaaagaggacactgacaacgtgtCGACAGAcgagacagagcaggttacttttgatataaaacaatgtctcaaattttgtaatttctaaaacaaatttaaacaacaaatatcattttgtggcactttaatgtgtcgtgacagatcgctgtagcgcctcagttcaagcagcttgtgaaccgatcatctcttcccgttcctactagttaatttatagcatcaaataaacatgaatgaacatcagaaggaatgctCTTTCAACCGCGTAAaaacgtcagtacacaccattttttcaAGTTCTAGTCCACCGACAtaaatctactaactcccctgactgctttgtcggtcaaaatggcggattcggctaTGATTGATTAGATCGCCTGTCagtcaaactcccggcgaaagGCTAATTCCTGTTTTCCCTAACGACCCGAGGTGTGTAATAGTATATGtttttctgcacaacaatagttgaatctttgatgaataagtgcaattcacctttattccacaaggtggcaatgtctgatacacaatgatgaagtgACGTTTCACTCATAGTTACCgcaggcagaaaacaaaagaataggaagtatcatcagcaaaacttgaaatggctcaGCGATTTACTCTTCAAAAATCAAATATTAGTGTCACTGTCACTCACTCTAGTGAAGAAGCTGTCagcgatcaaaatattgattgtgaagatgttgaaaatgatagttttgagaatatgattGAGATCGCGAATATAAGCCAGATGCTGAACGGactgggaaatgagctctgacgaGGACAGTGATGACGgtataaaacatctgctcaaactgaacccttccaagctccaaaagatatcaaaatatgctttattttattcttctgtaattgtTAATCTAATATCAGgagagttttatattattgcGACAGGTAGAGATCCATCCGCTAAAGACCagaatatgtaataatgattggtgaaacattcatgcatttaagggttaagttcaccattaaatcaaaatggaaattcttggtttttttatggaatactgcagtgttcattataaataatatatccatgcacatcattatttatttttaattcatgtgtccTCATaacctttaattaaaataacttcctttccctcttgcagcgacatcttttctcttctctgatgatgtgtttaatggcacgagggcgggacaacctgtcactcacatgagatcgaccaatagaaTCCGATCATTTCTCCACTGACAAAATAAAGTCatgccctacatttgttctcaTTCGAGAAcccatttcactcggatatatgtcGCAATAGGGAAGTAAAGACGATCgcaacttcagtttcatgccgactttgaCATTAAAATGAACGTACAATGCTTCATTTTTCAGTTGCATAATGATAATTTCCACACAGAGCTTCATCAGCTGAATGCATTGTGCAGCCATGAGCTCAAGCTATATGCCAAGTGCAGTTTCCATGGCAATAGTCTCATTTTGTACAGTAGTCCAACTCTATCTAGCGAGATGACGGAGCGCTAGCGCTACACAATGCTCTAGAGGTGAAATCACTTCAGCTGGGAGTGGGGGCAGGGTGAGGATAGGGGGCAGGGGCGGGAGGCGAAATGTTCCCACATACCCCTCAGGGCAGCTGCAGTGTAAGTTAACACGATCTCTGTGTGGCAGTTCATGTGTTACGGTGGCCTTctctctgaccttttctcttgCCAAACTGGGAC is a window from the Ctenopharyngodon idella isolate HZGC_01 chromosome 15, HZGC01, whole genome shotgun sequence genome containing:
- the ywhag2 gene encoding 14-3-3 protein gamma-B — translated: MVDREQLVQKARLAEQAERYDDMAAAMKSVTELNEALSNEERNLLSVAYKNVVGARRSSWRVISSIEQKTSADGNEKKIEMVRAYREKIEKELEAVCQDVLNLLDNFLIKNCSDTQHESKVFYLKMKGDYYRYLAEVATGEKRSTVVESSEKAYNEAHEISKEHMQPTHPIRLGLALNYSVFYYEIQNAPEQACHLAKTAFDDAIAELDTLNEDSYKDSTLIMQLLRDNLTLWTSDQQDEEGGEGNN